Below is a genomic region from Chelmon rostratus isolate fCheRos1 chromosome 7, fCheRos1.pri, whole genome shotgun sequence.
ATTATGTAAAGGGTATATTCAACGCCTTCATTAATTCTGCCAGTGCTTCTCTGATATTATTCCAAGAGCAGCTGTTATAGCAGCTCAATAAAATATTCAGTTGCGCTTTCCTTTGTGTGCCAACAAACCAGCCAAACATCATAATTCCAAAAAATGATGCAAAGACCTGatacactgtgctgctgctgtaaaaagtaattaaaacaaCTTAGAGCCTAACTCAAAATAAAGACTGCAGCATAGCTCGAATCTGAATATAAACGCATCTTCCCTGCTGAGGCTTGCAACTTCAAAATTAAGTTTTGTTGAACACAGGAGTGAAAAGGTCAGACTAGACTCACTGCAGAAAGACTTGATCCCTGCTTTTCTGTACTCCTGCAGCCTGCGGATCTCTCTCCGCAGCTCAAACTCCACTGCAAGGAAAGGAGATGAAGGTAAATCTGTACATGCTGTCACAAAGAGAGTTACCTGAACTCTGTCTGACACAACCAGAGCTCAGGTCTCGCCAGCCTCGACACTTCATCCAACACAATGAATAAGCGTTTAGTCGATTCAAAAGGAGTTCATACGAATTTTAGGCTGCCAATATCTCTTCTTACATGCACAGTGTGCATGTTGTTGATGAttataaacacattcacaggaaatgtttgatattttgggaaacaaGCTAAGCCATTTACTGGCAGAAAGTTAGATGAAAACattgaagctgcagccagcaaccagttagcttagcctagcctTAAGACTGTAaatgggggaaacagctagcctggctctgtcgtTGTGATGACATTTGAGGTCACTATTTAGCTGTCTGGTCTGGAGCTTTACTTTCAcggttcactctcacagctctcatagCGACACTTTTATTacaaaaaagctctaaaaatcTACTGTACACGACTTGTtcagcaccaaactgcagagGGACAAAGGCAGCTGCAAGCtagtgaacacagtggagcattaagcagctaaagagccaggtATTTTcccaggagttggtggagaccaaaaacagagctaaaggagAGTGGGAGActtacatttgttgttgtttgctaacaagttatCATATGAACTTAAAAGATGATagtatgtcaatgttgtgttcacagcttctTTCCGCTGCTGCCAGGtggcacatacagtaaattaataaataaaagacaactTATCAGAAcaaagaaatagtctggcatAAACTGTCCACTAAACAGTGAATTGTCAGTAGGTTTAGAGGTGTTTTGTTACTGCTGAACagagtctttatgctaaactaagctaagctaaaataaGGTAGCTGGCTTAAGCCTTATATTTACTGGATatgagtggtatcaatcctctcatcttactctccacaagaaaaacaaatgagcaaattTCCCCAAATGGATATATTCATTTTacttaaaaggaaaactcaaatAAATGAGTAAGGAAACACAATGAATACACACAATGAAAACTACGTGAATCTTAATAAGCAATGCAcatcacattttccaaaatttCAACCCAACTGAAAAGATTGTGGAGCAATGTTTTAGAAAGCGCTCGCCACCATCAATCAAAAGAGGCCTGAAGCTGTTCTGAAGGCTCACCAACAAGACGACACTTCATGTTGGctcataaattaaaaataacatcTTTCGAGGCCTCGATCATCGGGCAATCTTGATGCAGTTTGGAAAGAACTGgttaaattcattttctgtgcctGTGCCTGTTGCACACATTCTCAGAGTCTATCCATGTGTATCCAGCCAGATACTAACGTGCGTGACTCTCGATGAATTTGTCATGTTCGGTCGGTCCAACCACTCTGGCAAATCGTCTCATGACATCATACAGCTCCTGCACCTCCTTTGGGTAGCATCGCTCCAgcactgaaagagagaggggagagaacTGAGTGGGCAGTGGATACAAACAAAtataacacagaaacatgaaagaaaaatccACCCCCTTAGACACTTTTTCACATTGATagtttgtggttttcagtgcAATCGAGGAGAAgtgttgtcatttatttctttagATTTCCCCCATGCTGCATTGTCTACATCACCACCGGAGAAGAGACGTTACATGAACCTCTGAATCAACACTTTGTACACACGGAAATATGACTACTACTATCTATTATCACAGTAATTCTGTGGATGCGCTGTGTTTAGAGCTCTTAGAGTTACAGACTGGATTTTGGATCTGTACATTTTATCCAAACCACTGATTACACTCCACTAAACTCTCACCACTCCTGGTACCTCTGAACACTATGTACTGCatctttaaaacacagtaacCAGAAGTTTACTCCCTCAGTAAACTCAGCTTTATGTATATTGATTTTGCAGTGTTTACATTGAATATTATTTGCTATCTGCTAGCTTTGGCTGTCATTAGGATGCACCAGGCAGACAAATCTTTTTTACcttaaaaaacatgcattacTCATTAACTTGCTTTAATTCTGCCTTAGATTTTATGAGTAACGAGGTTGTAGTGACAACATTTTTTACACTTATTCAATTCAAGCCTGAAGTTCATATTCTTATTCTTAGCGTCTcttttcattatcatcatcgACCATTTTTACAGAATAGCATCTCTAAAGAGAGCGAGAGCCAAGTGTTCTacgttgtgttttgtttttagattctttttctttgtctaatTCAGAGCCTGGTTGAAGAGCACAACAGGGAAAATGTATTAAACCATCAGATCCAGCAACCATGCTGCATGAAAAAGCATCAACGCCCCTCTCCGAGGTCACAGATGTGTATTCACCACCACTTAACTCACTCCACAAGCATGCACACTCTGAAGAGCTTGTTGTGCTCGTCTCAAAGCATCACCCATGTCGCTGAGTAACAGACAAGTGTCAAAGCCGGAGAGGAAAGCTGTTGTGGGGGTGTGAGAGGAGtggttgcgtgtgtgtgtgtgtgtgtgtgttgcttatGTTACGGTGGACAAAACGCACATTGCCATAACATAACTCATTACATTTTAGAGTGAAGACTTAAAGGTTAGggttgcttgtgtgtgtgaagttccTTCATCAGGCTCCTGAATGTGAGCGGTAATTAGCAGCCACCATCTCAGGCTTAACACATGAAGTCATACACTGAACAAAACAGTGGACACACAGAACAACGTTGTCTGCATCTCCAAGGAGACATGAACGCTGGACTTTTCAGTGgttgcacagaaacactgactgcaaacaaaaacagccacacacacacaaaagaacagACTTGAATCATTTAATGTAACAAGCTCTAACAGGACTTCAGACAGACTGCTGCtctaaaacaacaacactggcCAACCTGCCTCCAGCGGTTACTGAGACATGATACTGTGAGCCTCCCAGGCTCGGATACTGCTTCCATTATTGcatgcgacacacacacacacacagagtcgaGACACACAATCTTTGAcagtctccatgacaaccagtcTGCAGCTCTACAGCAACTCTGAGTTCCCTTTTGTCTTGAAAGACTGGGGAGATAAGGGAGTGGAGGGAAAAAGGGAGGAGGGCTAACTGGAGGCTGGAggatacataaataaaacatgacgGGAGAACTCTTCAACTCCAAAACCACAGCCAATTTCACATAGCAACACGTGGCGCTACAACGATGGGCTGGGTGGTCGGGCTTAGTTTTGAAAAAAGGGAGTTTAATTGGAGAAATACAGCCCCTCGCTGTCTGTTTGGCCTCTAATACAAAAACCCGAGAGATGCAAAGAATTACATTACTGAGCTCGATGAAATCCAACCTGTGACAGGTAGATCAATAAATGAAGCCCTTCGCATTTCAGTCATCACGGCCGCAGGGCTCATCGCACGGGGATCCAGTCACAGTGAAGCAATTATGCCGCGGCACGCAGCCCCTGTAGACTATTCGCAGCCTTGATCGTAAATACGAGCACCGTCAGTAGCCATACTTCGGCTGCCCGAGGGGCCACAGAGGTTAACAGTGGTTATTACACTGGAGGTGTTTGCATGCTTCCATAGAAACTCTCAGCGGTGATTTGGCTGGTAGATCAGATGACTCCCTGAGTTGCTATGAATACTGTCGCCAGTGTGACTTTTGTGAGAGGACTTACTCTGGAATTTGCGCAGGTTGATGAGTCCATGGTCTCGGATAACCCTGGGAGAAATGGAGATGTAGGTTTATTATTATGCAAATTAATATTCTGATTGCAGTGTCTCTGAAAAACGAAACCTGGCACGGACTCATATAAGCAATTATCTTGGCTGATACAGTCTATGAAGTCATTATGCCGTTTGAAAACCCAATATATACATATGTCTTGTACACAGCAGCTAGGTGAAATTTGTTCTATAATTGGGTTCGAGACTAAAGTCAAATAGCTTGAAAGGTCTGCAATGGGCTCCCTCAAAAGTGCACTGTGAGGCTCACGGGTCAGAGCTCAGGGTCTTGGCCAGTGTCACCAGCCTGGAAGCCTCTCTGACAGGCTTCAAGTTAACAGAGATGAAATAAGTGTCATGGAGGGAGGACggaaatacaaaacacacatgcctCCCAAGCCAGAAAATGCCATTCCTCCATGCTCCAGGAGGGCCAACTCATTAAAGCTGATTTGGTTGTGGACGCATTACAGCAAGGACTGATTGTGTATGTCCAAGAAAGACAGCTAAGTGGAGAGCTAAGTGGTGGAGATTCTCCAGAAAGCAGACTCTCTGACCAGCACCTTCAAAAGGAAAGGGTAACAAATGCAAATTCGGtattttacagaaaattaacaatgcaaaaaaaaggctgcagctaacaagTATTGTCATCATCCATCAATCTATTGATTAGTCATTAACtctataaaatgacagaaaaaaaactgaaaaatcacaatttcttaaagcccaaggtgacgtcttcaggCGGCTTGTTTTCTTTGACCAACCATCCAAAACCTACACTAATTAACTACACTCTGTTGGCAGTTTAttataaaaactgaacatttcagcTTTCATAATCACAGTCCTGCCTTTTACTGCAGGGCTGCTGTATTTATAGCTGTAACTAATAAACTGTCACTATCACATAAAGACGGAACTTGGAAATATTTAGCATATTTGTTTGCAAAATAAGCAATTAGTTGATTAAAACGGTTGCcgattatttttctttctatcaaattgttgtttaattaaccaattgtttcagctctcaaAGGGCAAATGTGCATAAAAGGTGTCCAATTAAGTCATTAATGGTGCATTTTGAACTTAAACTTGAAGTGAGTTGTTAATATGGAGTCTTATAGTGAGGCATTACTTTTTAtgtgaaatgcaaatgcataaaatatgcatatgtatatattaCATACTTATATGGGCGCCATACATATATGggcttttaaaatatttccaaaTCTCCTGCAGTGAGTACCCAGTCTTTGTCAGTCTACAACTGGGCAAAAAGGCAAACAGTCTGGCATGCACAGCATTCACCAAGAGACGGACACATTTTCCCCATTTCCAAAAATACTCCAAGGTTTGGATAGATGTTCCCGCAGCTTGTAAGGTGCACCTGAATGACTCCCTGTGGCTCGTAATGAGAGCCTGAAAAAAAGCTTAAATATGCAATTATAATCACGCTGCTGACTCCAACAATCCCAGTCTCATAGGACTCATGTATTTAAAGACTTTTGaacaaaatattaattaaaaagtttAGATTAgaaattataaatatatattagcattatgaattcattaatattgagATACAGACAAGGGGCTTAAAAATGATTGCAATGTACATTTTGATTCAgcatgaaattaatttattcaACCTGAAAGCACAAGAAGTACCAGTGGGGAATGAGGCTCCAAAGGCCAATATAGAGGCTTACAATGCCATCTACTGATCATTAGGGGTCATTACATgatgctgaaaaataaacactgtacCCTATTAAGTGAACTAAAAAGGGACTTACTTTTTCCTCCGCTGTCTCTCCTTTAATCTTGAATGATATATATCGACAACTGAAAGCTTGAGCGCTGAAACAGAGCAACATGCACAAAACCATCAAGAGCATATTGTAAATGTTGTAGTTCACGCCATTATCTTTTACTTgccaatgaaaaacaaacaaacaaaaaaaagtctcacCACGTAGGATGTCTGAGTCATCATCCACAAAGTCGATGTCTTTCAAATCCCATTCTGCATAGTTGTCAAACTCCTAACAGgataatgaaaaatgatttttgtcatttgtcgGTTTGATCCAAGTTCACATGAATCCAATCTATGGCCCCAGATAAGTGCTCATATTCGAAAACAATTTCTGAGTATAAGCCAACAATGGGATGAGTCATCACTGTGAGTCAGCAATAAGGGCATGAGTCAGTGTTTCAATAACATTTAATAATGAACCATCTAGTGGCCAattcaattatttattcatgttaacGGGGtaccttaacacacacacactataaagTAAAGCACACATGTATCCCCTCACCTCCATGAAGTCTGCTCTGGCAGGCATGTATCCGGCCATATCTCGAGACAGCACAGAGTCAAATGTGGGCCGAGGGGGGTCATCAGTGGCTGCAAcatcagaaaaatacacatcaaaAGCTAAATATACATCgcattttttttgtattaagcatgaaaacaaaaaatgtgccATCTGCAAACCTCTACCGAGATTTGGTTTTCCACTACTTAAAACTGCATTGGAAACTTAACgaccttctctctctgccccgAGTTTGCCAACTGCTGTGTGACAGTGAAATGTTCGTCAAACACTGTGACAGATGGAGACCTGAAGCCCACTAGGAACTGAGACAAGTTCCTGACTGACCAACTGCTTCTGTCCAACTGTTCGCCtcagttttttaaatgcaaatctTTCTTCTGGTTGCTCTGCAGGCCCATAATCAACACTACCATCATTTTCTAAACTTCAACCGACTACTGTCTAATATCAATAGCAGACAGCACTCAAGACTGGTGGTATGACTGGTGTGAGGTGGCAACAGATAAAGCAACTACTGTGAAATTCTGTCTGTTCCTAAACTTGTGTGGAGATGTGAGAAAAGATAACTTTAAGGATTAACTTTAAACAAAGATGACGGTAGGTAATGTAGATACTGACGTTTGAAAGGAATAGCGCCCTCTGCAAAGCGAGAGTCTTTTGCTTTCCGGAGGCTGAGCAAGGTTGAGGAGAAGAGTGGGTTATTGATGAAATTCTTCATATAGTGGCTCTCACATTCCTCTTTGGTTTTAGTGCGCATCTGATATGCCACATcctgcctgcagaacaaaaatggcacaaataaaaactgttactgtgcacaaacaaacaaacaaaaaatctaaGAAAATTTGCCAATTTATGTGAATAAATCCAACGGATTCTAAATATATACATATCTCACAGTATAGTAGACTGAGGTTGTTTCATAACATATTTCAGTCATCCTAATATCATCTTATTCATCttaataaaaactggaaacgCCTTCCACTTAAGGTATCCAAGAATGGAATTAAGCCTGCTAAATTCTTGTTTTGGTCATATAATTCTCTACAGACTGTCCATAAACAGATTTTGTTAAAAGACCAATTTTGTGATGAAAGAGCACAGCATTCATCATAAATCCTAAATTAAATTGCAACCAGATTGGCCAGGATTTCATAACCTGTGAGCCAATTATAATGTCCTAAAATTCCCATGTCCCAAACATTATCATTAATTATTTGTCAGTCTGGGGCAGCGCTTTAACTAGATTTAGAAATTCAAATTTAGTTAgtcaaacatttaacatttaacttgTGAACAAACAGTGGCAGTTCAGGAGCGCAGCAGTGCATCGCCATGATTATTGGGTCACTTGATGTAAACGCATGTGGTTGAGTTTGTATTAtatgatgaaatattttaattgtgtttactTTTGGCAACATTATGTCAAATGCAtaataacatacagtataagTCCTAAAAATATTCCTGGCTGCatgttccaaaaaaaaacaaaaaacaaaaaacagaaggCAAACATGATTGAAGCTTTTTGAGTAATATATTTTAGCCTTCATCAGGGCATCAACACTTTCATgaaattaagttgtttttttggagACCATCTGACCAAGACATGCAAGTTAGAAGCAGCAGCtatgaacaaactgaaaaagcacTCACCAGTTTCCAAAGCCACAGTCCATGACCGCCTCTAACAGGGCCATCTCCTCCTGTGCTGTCCATCCAGGCTCTAGTACGGGGAAGTCTGATGTCTGTATTAAGAGCCGATGAGAACAGCGAGGATAAACAGTGAGTGTGTGGTGGGTGTGTTTGAgactacatacagtacatgcaggcaatttttattttactcaCCATGATTTCATATTTGTGATCACTCTCATGCTTCTTGTATTCAAATCCTCtggtgaaacactgaaataaagtttcatttcGGTTAGACAGAGTGCTCAAGAGCTCAgataatatttgtgtttgtttgtcacgGTCTAACCTGGAGGCAGAGTAAAAAAGGTGAGGGTCCGCATTCTGCACACTTGATGTAGGGCTCAGTTAGATAGGATGAGCAGCCTCTGCATGGTGGTTTATCAAATGGATCATCTGAAATGGACAAACCCGTGGTTAATGTTTACTTACGACTGACTTACAGGACAAACTATCATGCTAACATTAAGCTAAATAGTTAATTCAGTATGAGGTGGGAAACGCTATTGTTACAGTTGCCTCGCAAAAGAGTCTAAAGTTAAAGCGAGAAAATGGTAAACAAACAACCGCATACAATGAAATCCTCAATGCTAACCATGTTAACGCTGCTAATGATAGCTAATATAACATTAGGTTTAACTATCTCGGGTTTATAGCACAGCGTGTCCGAAGGTTATTCTACAAGAAACCACGCCATATGCTGCTTTAGCAACAATACATATTCCAAGACTGACAAATATGTAACGTTATATATGTAAACATAGCTAGCTTatatgctaacgttagctaaccgTTGGTAGCTAGAGTGAAGCTAATGTAGCTAACTAGAGAGAAAACTCCAGAAAGGATCGGAATATTAAGTGTAAAGCTGCAGCGACTGCATCTTACTATACATTGCTATCAACACTTACTTCCAAAAGATGCCAGACGGTCCAtaggaaaatgtttaaataaaactaatgCCAGAATGGGcgagttcttcttcttctttgaggtttAACGGTAGCTCGCATTCTTCGTGTTACAGTACTGCCATCTTTTGGAGAAATTTAACTCCTGCAGTTTCCGGTTTGtcggattttttttttttcctttctgtacCTTTTTATCTTGTGCCTTTTCCATTTCCACCACAAGCCTGCTCTGTTAGCCCTTATCTTTTAATTTCTTCCATCAAGTCTTTCTGATATATATTTCctagtggtggaaagtaactaacacttactcaagtactgtacttaaatacagtgttcaagtatttgtactttattttaaGTTAATTGTTTATACTTAATTATTATGTATAATATTGGATCAAACTACCCAATCATACAGAAAGTTGTATGCATTTAGttaatgcattaatatgtaAGTATTTTGAATGGAGGACCCTTACTTGAAATGGAGTATTTTGAGATTGTTgtatgagtatttttacttaaacGGTACTTTTACTGCAACTGTCATGCACATGTTGTACAGTTTATGATACCTGActttccacacacactgtgattatAGGCTATCATTACAGGCCAAACTCTTTACTCTATtgtcccaattttttttttgctgttgcacCTCCCGTCCAGCCAAAATGTGGCTGCAGGGGAGGCTCCATGAACTCTCAAATTCGTCAAATAGTTGACTAGTTGCTGCTTATGTCCCTCTCCCTCAGATCTTATTGCTGTAGCCAGTAATCCTGCCTTCAGGACCTTCACCTCATCCTCCCTTCCCTCACTCTCTGCTAGCTTCATCATgttccttcctctgtttttaaatgtttgcaaGTAAGCCTGATCAGGAAGACGAAGCTAGTCCAGCCAAAATGGATCGTAAGGTACCTCTGAGGCTGCAGGCTTTCCACATTAATTTCTGCGACTGTTTACTGACAAAAGATTTCTGTTTGTACTATTTGTTCTCACTGGATAATAAACCGTCACACAGCTCATGATTTCACAAACTGCATTCACCTCATCCGTTCTGTGCTTTTTCTCCTTCACATCATTCAGGAGGAAGCAGTTTGTTGACATAGCATCGTCCTAGTGTGAGGCTCCTTTCATTGAAGTAGGATCGACTTAAATTAGGGACATGCCCTTTCATCATTATAagaaatactgtgtgttttaaatgcctACACTTACAATTTTTCACTGAATAGTGTAAACTTCCATCATACTTCAAGGAAAAAAGTGACTGTTGTCATTCTCCATTCTACCACAGGGTGCCGATCTTGTACCACTTCTGTTAAGAAAACAATGAATGCCTTGcaagtctgtctttgtctttctctgagCACACACCACCACCTGAGCCTCGGTTAGGTCACTGTGTAGTAGGCTGGAtaatggacagacagatgatggaTTCTGAACTGCACTACATTACACCCCCATGCTCTGTAGCTGTTTTCCCCCTCCATAAAATCCACCCCAGTGCAGAATGACTTTCAGGTGTGCTGCTTGCCCTGAAAAAGGCTTAAAACAGCTCACTCTCATGCAATAAATAGCTATGATATTTTCCAGTGTCTATGTCCAGCTTTGGCCCCTGAATCAAATATAAATCCTGCTTCTCAAGGACACCCCTGGTGCACATCAGGGGACCtggcaaaacaaaatatgtcaAGACCTTGATACATAAAACTGCAACTCTGCATGCCTCAAAGCCGCTAAAAGTATGCGAGAaagtatgttttctttttgtgatttGGGTAAAATGACCCTTTGATTCAGCACAGATGTGACATCAGCAGCTAGCTGGAAACAGTTGCATCTCACAGGATGAGCGCTGGCACCAGAACAATAGTGATGTCAAAATAGGCCCATCATCTTACAACCAAAGGTGTGCCTTACGACATCGAGGGAGGaattttattcagattttatgATAGTTGATGGCAAAAATGTTTAATGTATGCTTTATATTAATGGTTAAATTTTACACAGCAAACGCCCTCAGTAAGAGCTGCAAATGTTGGGTTCAGTCCGAGTGTTCTCCTTTCCCCTTGTTACCCTGAGCCATCTCTTTGAGGACGATCTGCAGTGACAAGTGCGTTCAGTTGCAGCGTGCCCCTCGTCCCATCTCCTGACCCTCTGGGGCTGCTTTAGACCTCTGGGGAGAGACTCAGTTGGCATGAGAGCCCGGAGCAACGCAGATCCATGAGTAACGACCAAGCGGCCTCTCGACAGACTGTGCACGATAAAGGGACAGTTGTACTTTCCCTCTCGGTGGAATCTCCAGTTTACTGCCAGAAACAGGGTTTGTTTAACAATCCTGTGAGAGCGttatgatttatttatctttaaaaGAGGAACTTCTCTTTTCTGTGTGACAGTTGGGGATATAAATTGTGTGTGGGTGACGATCTTCCCTgtatttaaacatgaaaaaactcCAAAACGACATGGACACTCAAACATTTCATCCAGGAGAGATCCCTGAACATCTCATTCAAAAACACCGGGCGTTAATGTGCTGCTAGTCAGGTGATAAGGCCTGGCTTTGCTTTCAGTGTTCCAGTTCAAACCAGAAGTGTTGTTAGGGTGAGGGCCAGGGCTCTGCGCAGGCCAGTCCACTTCTTCCACGGCAAAGGAAGAACTTTGCTGTCTAAATTTGATTGTCGCATTAACATGTCCCTGAATTTGAACTAAGGGGTCAGGCTAAATCATGAAAAACTCACAAGAAG
It encodes:
- the tada2a gene encoding transcriptional adapter 2-alpha → MDRLASFGNDPFDKPPCRGCSSYLTEPYIKCAECGPSPFLLCLQCFTRGFEYKKHESDHKYEIMTSDFPVLEPGWTAQEEMALLEAVMDCGFGNWQDVAYQMRTKTKEECESHYMKNFINNPLFSSTLLSLRKAKDSRFAEGAIPFKPTDDPPRPTFDSVLSRDMAGYMPARADFMEEFDNYAEWDLKDIDFVDDDSDILRALKLSVVDIYHSRLKERQRRKKVIRDHGLINLRKFQMLERCYPKEVQELYDVMRRFARVVGPTEHDKFIESHALEFELRREIRRLQEYRKAGIKSFCSAKVYERVKRMREDERRKRTMLCDVLQYIQDGRACQQWLSKQAAIDAGITPAVTTITVSATGRRSAPPLNLTGLPGTEKLNEREKELCQVVRLVPGAYLEYKQALLNECRRQGGLRLAQARALIKIDVNKTRKIYDFLIKEGYITKA